The Fluviispira vulneris sequence CTGCAATCGCTGTGAATTCTTTTTTAGCGTCGATTACAAAAATAGCAGAAGGAAGGCCTGGCATATTTTTGATTCCGCCGAGAGAGCGCTCGAGCTTAATGCGAAGGCGTTCTTTAAGAGAAACTTCACGTTTTGTAATGCTTTCGTAAGTTCCGTCATTCGCCATTTTTTCAATACGCTTAAGTTTAGTGATACTTGAACGTACAGTTTGCCAGTTAGTCATCATACCACCGAGCCAGCGGTGGTGAATGTGGAACATTCCTGCTCTTTCCGCTTCTTCAACGATAATTTCTTGAGCTTGTTTCTTAGTTGCAACAAAGAGGATGTGTCCACCGTCAGCTACAGTTTGCTCAACAAAAGAAAGTGCATCTTTAAAGAGTTTTTGTGTTTTTTGAAGGTCAATAATGTGAATGCCATTGCGCTCACCGTAGATAAACGGACGCATTTTTGGGTTCCAACGACGAATTTGGTGACCAAAGTGAACGCCAGCATCTAATAAGTCGCGCATTTGTACTTCAACAGTCATACTTAGCTCCTGCTTGGTTATAATGGTTTTAACCCCTTGTATTGCCACGGATTTGTTTAATCCACCAAGCATCTGGCAACACAGAGAATGCTCTAAAACAGGCACACATCTTAAACAATTTTTTGTCAATGAAGTCAAGATGAAAACTGCAAGTCATTGAGCTTGAGACATATATTAGAAAAACATCAATTCATAGGTATATATTTTTTTAATATTTAAAAACATGATTTACCTGCCTATAAAATTTGTATAGTCTCACGTGGTTAATTCTCGTGGCCGCATACCCACACTGTATGTGGGGAGCGATAAGTATAAGGAGTCGTTTGTGAGTTCAACTGTACAAGTTTTTTTACCTGATGGATCGTCCCGTTCCCTTCCTTCCCCTGCAACTGTTCTTGATCTTGCCGCAAGTATCGGTTCTGGTTTAGCTAAAAGTGCAATTGCTGGAAAAATAAATGGGCAAGCAGTCGACCTTGATACCCTTTTAACAAATGGGGTAAAAGTAGAAATCATCACCGATCGGTCTAAAGAAGGTGTTGAAATTATAAGACACTCCACTGCGCATATCATGGCAATGGCGATTCAAGAGCTCTTTCCTGGAACGCAGATTACGATTGGACCTGTGGTAGAAAATCAATTTTATTATGATGTTTACCCTAAAGAAGGAACTAAAATAGGCACAAACGATTTCCCGCTGATCGAGAAAAAAATGCAGGAAATAGTTGCTAAAAATATTCCTGTGAAAAGAAGAGTTGTGAGTAAAGATGAAGCAGTAGCACATTTTTCTAAACTTGGCGAAAAATTTAAAGTTGAAATAGTTGAAGCATTGCCCGCAGAGGGTGAAATAAAAATTTATAATATGGGTGATTGGGATGACCTCTGTCGTGGTCCCCATGTACCAGCTACAGGCAAACTTGGGGCATTCAAACTGATGAGTGTTGCGGGTGCCTACTGGCGTGCGAATAAAGACAATGAACAACTCGTCCGTATATATGGAACTGCTTGGGCAAATAAAAAAGATCTCGATGCTTATTTAAATATGCTAGAAGAAGCAAAAAAACGTGATCATATTTTACTTGGGCGTCAACTCAATCTCTTCACATTAATGAGTGATATTGCCCCGGGTGCAGCGTTCTTTTTTCCAAATGGAGCTAAGCTTTTTACCCTTTTGCAAAATTACATTCGAGTGAAATGGGCGAAATTTGGTTTTCAAGAAATCCAAAGTCCACAAGTTATGAATGTTAACTTATGGAAGGTCAGTGGACATTACGAAAATTATCGTGAAGATATGTACGTTTTTAAAGATGATCATGATGATGAATTTGGAATTAAACCCATGAGTTGTCCTGGCCACGTGCGCATGTTTATGGTGGGACAAAAATCCTATCGCGATTTACCGTTACGTTATGGTGAGTTTGGCATTGTGCACCGCAACGAATTGAGCGGAACATTGCATGGGTTGACTCGTGTGCGTCGTATCACACAAGATGATGGTCATATTTTTTGTATGCTTGGACAAGTTCAAACTGAAATTGTTTCAGCGCTACAATTTGTCAAAGAAGCTTATTCAGAACTTGGCTTTAATGAAGTGACTTATATGCTTTCTACACGCCCAGACAACCGTATGGGTGCTGAGGAAGTATGGGATATAGCAGAAAAGGCTTTGGAAGATTCTTTAAAAGAAGCACAAGTTCAATACAGCATTAACCCTGGTGATGGTGCTTTTTATGGTCCTAAAATTGACTTTAAAGTGAAAGATGCGATTGGACGAATGCATCAGTGTGCAACCATCCAGCTTGACTTTATGATGCCTATGCGTTTTGGAGCGACTTACCAAGCAGCTAATAACACGCAAGAAACTCCTGTAATGATCCACCGTGCCGTTTTAGGTTCACTCGAGCGATTCATGGGCGTGTTTATCGAACACTGCGCAGGTCATTTCCCACTCGGGTTTGCCCCCATTCAGTGTCGTGTCGTAACAGTTACGGAAGCACAAGAAGATTATGCGCGTAAAGTTTCTCAGTATTTGAAAGAAAATGGCGTGCGCGTAGAAACAGATTTCAGCAACGATAAACTGGGTGCTAAAATCCGTGATGCGCAATTGCTGAAAATTCCTTATATGCTTGTTATTGGCGATAAAGAAGCGCAGACAAACACATTGACTGCACGGTATCGGGATGGAAAAAATCTAGCTCCCATGTCACCGGAAGATTTTTTAACCCATGTTAAAACGGAGTGCGGTTCCTTTTGGGGAATTGATACAAATCAAAAATAAAAATTTGTTTTCCATACTGAAATTGATTATGTCAATTGAGCAGTTTTTCAGCTCCATGCAGGAGCTCACATGTTATTCAAAATAAAATCTGTGGAATAGTAATTATCCACAGATTTTTACTCCCTATACAGCAATTAGGGTCAGGAAAGGCGTAAAATGACTTTAGTAAAAATGATCACGAATCTTGGTGAAATTACAATTGAACTTAACGATGAAAAAGCACCTATGACAGCCTCAAATTTCGTTAAATATGTTAAATCTGAGCATTTTGATGGCTCTATTTTTCACCGTGTGATTCCTGGATTTATGATTCAAGGTGGTGGATTTACTGTTGAAATGAAAGAAAAGAAAACAAATAATCCGATTGAAAACGAAGCAAAAAATGGTCTTGGCAACGAACGTGGAACAATTGCTATGGCACGCACAAACGATCCACATTCAGCAACAGCTCAGTTCTTTATTAACTTAACAAATAACGATTTTCTAAACAACCGTGGAGCTCAATGGGGTTATGCGGTCTTTGGTAAAGTGATTGAAGGAATGGATGTTGTCGACGCTATTGCAAAAGTCAAAACAGGCCGCCATGGTTTTCATGACGATGTGCCAACAACTCCTGTGATTATTGAATCAGTTAGAATTGTTGAAGCAAATTAAAATAAATGATCAACTGATTTTAAGAGCTTATTTAATAGTAAGCTCTTTTTTTGTGTAAAAATACTTACATTTAATTTTTAAAAAATAACATAAAATTTAAATAATTTAATATGCCAACCCCTTAATTTTGATTTATTCAAATATTAAAATTTATTTTTAAAGAGAATATTGTGAATTATTTTTTTACAATTTAAATTAATCTATGCTAATTAATTATTTTTTCTAGTATAATTTTCTAAGTGTTTAGTAAATAATCAGGAGAAGAAAATGTTAAAATTTAATTTTTTTATATTTGATTTTGATGGGAATATTTGTGATACAAATAAGGCTGTTCATTACTGTATAACGAAAACGCTTGATGAGTATAATATTAACTTTGATAAAAGTTATTTAGAATATTTAATATCACAGGGCTTGAGTTTAAAAGATACATTCGCAGAGCTAGCGAAAAATACTTGTGTTGAAAGTTTAATTAAACAATATAGAGTAATTTACAATTCAGGAAAAGGGATAGAAATGAGTAATTTGTATCCTAACGTACACGAAGTTTTTGATTATTTAAAATTAAATAATTCTACGATTTTTGTGCTAAGTAATAAAGGAATTATTTCGATATCAGAAGCTTTAAATTATTTTCAATTAGATAAGTATATTGATATGTGTATTGCTGATAGTCTAGAAATGAAAAAAAAGCCGGATCCTATGATATATAATGAGGTTATAAGAACTAAATACACTTATCTAAATCCCCAAGAAGTTTTAATGATTGGAGATAAGGTAGGCGATATTAATTTTGCAAAAAATTCTTTTATTTCATCTTGCTGGGCAAAGTATGGGGATGGAAATAAAGAAGAATGTATCGATTTAAATCTAACATATAAAATAGACTCATTTTCTTCATTATTAGAAATAATTTAAGCTAGATAATGGAAGTATTGTTGGGAACCATTTATTTGTACAAAGCAAAGCGCTTTAATTTTATTTATGTAGGAGCAAGAATCTATTATACTGGAAACAGTTCCGAAGCTTTATAGGAGCTTCTGACCAAAGGTCCCGCTGCAACGGCTTTAAAGCCAAGTTCTTTTGCGCGTGTTTTCCAGTAGTCAAACTCTTCAGGATGGACAAAGCGCTTTACGGTCAAGTGTTTTGTGGTTGGTTGGAGATATTGACCAATCGTTATGATTTCTGTGCCAACTTGGCGCAGATCACAAAGCGTTTCTTCAACTTCAGCGAATTCTTCGCCCAGCCCAAGCATAATAGCACTTTTTGTGTACATACCTTTTGGCCCAATTTTTAAAGCATTTTCAAGAACTTTAAGACTTTGGTCGTATTTTGCGCGTGCGTCGCGCACGCGTGGGCTTAAGCGCCGCACGGTTTCAACATTGTGGGCAAAAACATCGAGGCCCCGGCCTGCATGGACTACTTGGTCAATACTCTCAATTTGTCCTCTAAAATCTCCTGCGAGAATTTCGACTTTGGTTCGGGGATTTTCTTTATGAATCGCTATGATTGTTTCGGCAATGTGCGCTGCCCCGCCATCAGGAATATCGTCTCTATCAACCATAGTAATAACGGCATAATTGAGATTCATCATGCGAATGCTTTCAGCAACTTTGTATGGTTCCTCTTTGTCAAGCAGCCCCCCAGGGTTGCCTGTTTTAATATGGCAGAAGCGGCAGCCTCGTGTGCAGACATCGCCTAAAATCATAAAAGTAGCAGTGCCTGTATTCCAACATCCTGATATATTAGGGCATTTTGCTTCTTCGCAAACTGTGTAGAGTTTTTTCTCTCTGAGATCTTTTTTGATATTAAAAAGGACTTCACCACCGGTGAGACCAACTTTAAGCCATTGAGGTTTTAGGGGACGACCTGTTTTTGGATGAATTTCTGGTTCTATGGCAAGAGCGGCAAGCTTTGCATAAATTTCTTTGCGGCTATCTAAGTTGTCTAGCAGATTTTGAGGTTTGTTTATTTGATTTAAATTGATGTTCTCTGGCATATTTGCACTCTCCAAAAGACCTATGGCACATTCGACGTGGCACATTCAGTTTATCCGTAACAGTGTGCACAAATTAATGCAAACTACGTAAGGACAATCCTCATGTCGAGAATTTCAAGTCTTGAAATGCAGTTAGCGAATGTAAAATCATTATTAAGAACAATGTGTGATGCTGTACATGCGGGCCTGCAAACTTTAGTGCAACATTTTGAGCATCCAAACACAAATAGATTGATTAAAATAGTTGTTCTCGATTCAGAGATAGACAATCTTGAGCGTGCCATCGATGCCTCTATTTTACAAGTTTTTGCAACCCAGCAGCCCTTGGGATACGAATTACGCTTGGCCTATGCTTGTGCAAAAATTGCCCACCATGTTGAGCGGATAGGCGATGCAGTGGAAAGTTTGGCGAGACAACTTGTCAACGGTGACGTTCCAGAACAAAAAGAGATTTTTTTGGAAATGCTGTTAGATACGAAAAATTTATTTGAGCGTTCTTATACTGCCATGTTCGATGGTGACTTGTCACTGATCCAAGAAATACATATTTTAGATGATAAAGTGGATGTAAAACAAAGAGAGCTAAATCTAATTGCAAAGAACATTTTGAAAAAAGGCAATAAAAAAAGTATAGAAAAAGCGCTTAAAATTATCAGTATGAGTTCTAAATTAGAAAAAATTGCCGATTTATGTTGTAACTGGGCAGAACAAATAGATTTTGCAGAAAATGGAATGGCGCGAAGAACGCTGAGAAAAAGAAAATATCGTTTGGTATTTATAGATAATATTGGAGGAATGATAGCAAGTCTCGTTGCATCATTTCTGTATAAAAATGTGAAGGATATTGTTGAGCTTTCTGTTATTACAACTCAATCGATAAAGTCAAATAATATTCTTAACTTTACAAATTTACTTGTTGATTACGAAATCACCCCGCAAATTTTTCCTATTGCAAGAATAACGACTGTTAATTGGAATAATTGTTTGATGTTAATTAAACTGGGTAAATTTGAATTATCAGAAGAAGAATCTGACATAGTTCCTAATAAAACCGTTCAAATTCACTGGCCCGAAATTACGATTGATCCAATTGATATTGAAAATGATCCAAAAAAATTTAAAGAGTTTGCAAATGTTCTCACTCGTAGAACAAATCAACTCGCACAAATAATTGCACGAACACAAGAACAAAATTAATATAAAAAAGTATGACAGAGGAAATATTTTTCATTAAATAGGTATATTATTTGCATTAATAAACAATTTGACACGTCAAAATTTCACTTTCTGACAATTTTCAGACTGACATAATAGAACATCACTCAGGTAAACTACAAGAAATGAAATTTATTTACTTGTATTTATTTTGGAGGAAGAAGAGTTGTTCAAGAAAAAACTCTTCACATATTCATTCTTTACATTTCTTACCGCTGCAGGAGGAGTTTTTGACTCAAACTTGGCAAGTACAGAGATATTAAAAATTAGAAAAGATAAAATTTCTCCAACTTTTCTTGCAGGAGAAGATAGTTATCGCATGGTTTTTGATTTGGGAGAACCGCGGAGGTATGCAACGCGCTTTATTAAAGGAACAAGAACGTTACAAATAAGAGTTATTCCTGCAAGGATGGAAGAGTTTAATAATACATCATTTTATGACACTCGTTTTGTTAAACGTGTGTATATGCGCGAAGAAAAATCTGAAGTTACGATTCATATTCAATTAAAAAATTTACCAATCGGGTGGGTAGTCGCAACACAAAATAAACCTTGGAGAATTTTAATTGATTTTTGGCGAACTGAGCCTGAGAGTAAAAATTTGGAAGCGGACTGGAATTGGCAACCTGATTATATAGAAGGTTTGAGTAAAGAAAATATCCCTGAAATTATGCCTACTTATATTATGCAAAATGAGGTTGTGCAAGATAAAAAATACCCGCCCAAAATGAATGGGCAAAATAAAAGTGAAAGTCAAAAAGTTGTTACCTCTTCAGGTCAAGCAAATAATCAAAAAGCTTTTATTAAAGAAAATAAAAATAAATCACTTCCTTTAATGCCTGAAAAAGATCTTGAAAAAATAAAAAGAGAAAAAGAATATAATTTACCAGAGATATATGGCAGACTTGAAGTTTTAAAACAAATAAGTGAATATAGAATGACGTTGTTACAAGCGCAGATGGGCTCTGTTTTTGGAACGAAAGAAGAATTTGATGTTGGCAAAAATTTTGCTGAAGAGCTGTATAAGAGTGGTCATGAAGATCAAGCATTGAGTATTTATAGAAGACTTGTTGCACTTTCTGAAAGAAAATTTAAATCTGATCCAAAAATTTTATGGCATGCTGGTGAATCAGCTTATCTCACTAGGAATTTTGATTTAGCGAATGATTATTTTAGGTCGCTCTTGTTAAATTCTCCTGGCAGTGAATATGCAGCGTTAGCAAAACTTAGACTTTTAGATATCGATGAATTGAGTAATTCAAAGACAAAAGGAATGGGTAAAACAGGTTATCAAAATGCTCAGAAATATTCTGAAATGGCTTTGTACGACAAAAATCCTCTCATCGTAAAAGTCGCTTCTTCTCTCCGTGTTTTGAATGATGTTGTTGATGAAAATCCAAATGCGGTAAAAACGTATCAGCAAAATATAGACGCTTGCGTCACTTCTGAAAGTATCCCGTTTGACTTGCTGAAAAATTGTGCATATGATCAGATAAGATCTACGGTTGAAAAAGAAAATATCAACACTGCAGACGCTGCCGTTCAGCAATTTAAAAAGAAGGTGGCTGGTGATAAACGCACTGCTATTCTTGAAAATATTGTGAACAGCAGAGTAAAGGATCTCTTAAAGAGCACTGCACAAAATAAACAGTGGGAAGTATGGACACGTTTTGAAAAAGGTGCGCGGCAGACATTACTTGAATTTACGTATTCTGATCCAGAGTCTCTTTTTACCAGAGCAGAAGCTTTTGATGCCGTAGGTGAAAACCAAAAGGCAATTCAACTTTACAGTGCATTTTGGCAAGCTTCGACGGATCAAAAAAGAAAGAATGAAGCAGCTGCCATTACTGCGCGCTTATATTTTCGAAGCAATAAACCTACTGACGCAGAAATATTTTTGCGTCGCATCGAACAAGATGAAAAAAGAAAAGCAGATGGATTAACTGAAAAGTCTGTACAGGCTTTGAAGGAGCTTTCTGTTGCTCCTTACCGTAACAAAATAGCGTTACGTTTACTTTTAGATGAGATGAAACTTGGACGTTATGTTGAACGCGATTTGCCAACTCTGGGTGAATGGGCTCGGGCTTTGCGTGGTACCCCTGATGTCGAACCTCTTTATGAGAAAATTCTGGCATTTCCTGCAAAGTCACTGGATGAAATTCAAACAGTTGAAGCGTCAATCATGCAATATGCAGAAGATTTACGGGATTCGGGCAGATTTGCGAAGTCGGGAGATATGTTTCTTGCAATGGCAAATTTAGCCCAGGGAACACATCGAGCCGAAGCCGCATATAAAGCAGGAGTTGTATATGCGAGAGCAGGCCTTTTCGATAAAGCGAAAACAGCATGGCTCTTAGCAGCAAACGACACTAACGACAAGCGATACTCTTCACTGGCGAGCGAAAGGCTCGACAGACTCAATAAGTAAACAGGTGATTCAGAAATTAAGGGGAGGTTTGTATATGAGTGATGTGCGTCCTATGGGATTGTTTGACATAGATTCTGCAAACTATGGAACACAACAAAGTAACAATGCTGTGGAAGGACGCAGCATTCATTCTAATAATGTTCCAAATGAAACAGATCTAAGAATTTCAGAAGAGGAAATGCTTAGGCATTATCCAACTCGTGATGAAAAAATATATAAATTGCTTGAAGTCGCTAGAACCATTGCTCCAACTAAAGTACCAATTTTAATTACGGGTGAAAGTGGAACAGGAAAAGAAACATTTGCAAAAGCGATACATATTGCTGGTGGAAGAGAAAGAGGTCGCTTTGTTGTCGCAAATAGTTCAAATATTCCTGCTAACTTTTTTGAAATGGAACTCTTTCCTGCGCAAAGAAATCCACACGAATATAATCAAAATCACAGCAATCGTCCACTTGAAACTTGCTCATTGATGCTCGATGAAGTCACTGAGTTAGAAGCATCTATGCAATTAAAGCTTTTAAGAATATTAAAAGAACAAGATGTTAATAAAGGTGCAATAAGACGTGGTACTGCTGCAGATGCAAGAATAATTGCATGTAGTAATAAAAATATTCAAGACGAAGTCAATGCACAAAGATTTCGCAATGACTTATTTTTTAAATTACATGTCATACATTTAGAAATTCCTGCATTGAGACAAAGATTGGTTGATATAGATTTCTATTCCGAGATTTTTCTACGTGAATTTAATATTCAATTTTCTAAAAATGTTCAACTTTCACCTACTGCTAAACAAGCTCTCAGGACGTACACTTGGCCAGGAAATATTCGTGAATTGCGTAACGTTATTCAACGGTCAGTGTTACTTTCAACCCGTGATTACATAGGTGTAGAAGAACTTCATCTAATGAGAGCAAATAGCAGAACAGAAGTTGCTATGGGAGAACCGCTTCCACAGGTAACTTTAAGAGAACTTGAACAGAGACTGATATTGCAAACACTCAGAAGAATGAATGGAAATAGAACTCACACTGCGAAAGCATTAGGAATATCGTT is a genomic window containing:
- the rpsB gene encoding 30S ribosomal protein S2, with amino-acid sequence MTVEVQMRDLLDAGVHFGHQIRRWNPKMRPFIYGERNGIHIIDLQKTQKLFKDALSFVEQTVADGGHILFVATKKQAQEIIVEEAERAGMFHIHHRWLGGMMTNWQTVRSSITKLKRIEKMANDGTYESITKREVSLKERLRIKLERSLGGIKNMPGLPSAIFVIDAKKEFTAIAEANRLGIPVIAVTDTNSDPHGIDYIIPGNDDSLKAIKLYASLISDAALEGKQRRRSELTKEDSSFSSEGGRSQVKVKRLKSRDEDEAN
- the thrS gene encoding threonine--tRNA ligase, yielding MSSTVQVFLPDGSSRSLPSPATVLDLAASIGSGLAKSAIAGKINGQAVDLDTLLTNGVKVEIITDRSKEGVEIIRHSTAHIMAMAIQELFPGTQITIGPVVENQFYYDVYPKEGTKIGTNDFPLIEKKMQEIVAKNIPVKRRVVSKDEAVAHFSKLGEKFKVEIVEALPAEGEIKIYNMGDWDDLCRGPHVPATGKLGAFKLMSVAGAYWRANKDNEQLVRIYGTAWANKKDLDAYLNMLEEAKKRDHILLGRQLNLFTLMSDIAPGAAFFFPNGAKLFTLLQNYIRVKWAKFGFQEIQSPQVMNVNLWKVSGHYENYREDMYVFKDDHDDEFGIKPMSCPGHVRMFMVGQKSYRDLPLRYGEFGIVHRNELSGTLHGLTRVRRITQDDGHIFCMLGQVQTEIVSALQFVKEAYSELGFNEVTYMLSTRPDNRMGAEEVWDIAEKALEDSLKEAQVQYSINPGDGAFYGPKIDFKVKDAIGRMHQCATIQLDFMMPMRFGATYQAANNTQETPVMIHRAVLGSLERFMGVFIEHCAGHFPLGFAPIQCRVVTVTEAQEDYARKVSQYLKENGVRVETDFSNDKLGAKIRDAQLLKIPYMLVIGDKEAQTNTLTARYRDGKNLAPMSPEDFLTHVKTECGSFWGIDTNQK
- a CDS encoding peptidylprolyl isomerase, with the translated sequence MTLVKMITNLGEITIELNDEKAPMTASNFVKYVKSEHFDGSIFHRVIPGFMIQGGGFTVEMKEKKTNNPIENEAKNGLGNERGTIAMARTNDPHSATAQFFINLTNNDFLNNRGAQWGYAVFGKVIEGMDVVDAIAKVKTGRHGFHDDVPTTPVIIESVRIVEAN
- a CDS encoding HAD family hydrolase; protein product: MLKFNFFIFDFDGNICDTNKAVHYCITKTLDEYNINFDKSYLEYLISQGLSLKDTFAELAKNTCVESLIKQYRVIYNSGKGIEMSNLYPNVHEVFDYLKLNNSTIFVLSNKGIISISEALNYFQLDKYIDMCIADSLEMKKKPDPMIYNEVIRTKYTYLNPQEVLMIGDKVGDINFAKNSFISSCWAKYGDGNKEECIDLNLTYKIDSFSSLLEII
- the lipA gene encoding lipoyl synthase — translated: MPENINLNQINKPQNLLDNLDSRKEIYAKLAALAIEPEIHPKTGRPLKPQWLKVGLTGGEVLFNIKKDLREKKLYTVCEEAKCPNISGCWNTGTATFMILGDVCTRGCRFCHIKTGNPGGLLDKEEPYKVAESIRMMNLNYAVITMVDRDDIPDGGAAHIAETIIAIHKENPRTKVEILAGDFRGQIESIDQVVHAGRGLDVFAHNVETVRRLSPRVRDARAKYDQSLKVLENALKIGPKGMYTKSAIMLGLGEEFAEVEETLCDLRQVGTEIITIGQYLQPTTKHLTVKRFVHPEEFDYWKTRAKELGFKAVAAGPLVRSSYKASELFPV
- a CDS encoding phosphate signaling complex PhoU family protein translates to MSRISSLEMQLANVKSLLRTMCDAVHAGLQTLVQHFEHPNTNRLIKIVVLDSEIDNLERAIDASILQVFATQQPLGYELRLAYACAKIAHHVERIGDAVESLARQLVNGDVPEQKEIFLEMLLDTKNLFERSYTAMFDGDLSLIQEIHILDDKVDVKQRELNLIAKNILKKGNKKSIEKALKIISMSSKLEKIADLCCNWAEQIDFAENGMARRTLRKRKYRLVFIDNIGGMIASLVASFLYKNVKDIVELSVITTQSIKSNNILNFTNLLVDYEITPQIFPIARITTVNWNNCLMLIKLGKFELSEEESDIVPNKTVQIHWPEITIDPIDIENDPKKFKEFANVLTRRTNQLAQIIARTQEQN
- a CDS encoding tetratricopeptide repeat protein, producing MFKKKLFTYSFFTFLTAAGGVFDSNLASTEILKIRKDKISPTFLAGEDSYRMVFDLGEPRRYATRFIKGTRTLQIRVIPARMEEFNNTSFYDTRFVKRVYMREEKSEVTIHIQLKNLPIGWVVATQNKPWRILIDFWRTEPESKNLEADWNWQPDYIEGLSKENIPEIMPTYIMQNEVVQDKKYPPKMNGQNKSESQKVVTSSGQANNQKAFIKENKNKSLPLMPEKDLEKIKREKEYNLPEIYGRLEVLKQISEYRMTLLQAQMGSVFGTKEEFDVGKNFAEELYKSGHEDQALSIYRRLVALSERKFKSDPKILWHAGESAYLTRNFDLANDYFRSLLLNSPGSEYAALAKLRLLDIDELSNSKTKGMGKTGYQNAQKYSEMALYDKNPLIVKVASSLRVLNDVVDENPNAVKTYQQNIDACVTSESIPFDLLKNCAYDQIRSTVEKENINTADAAVQQFKKKVAGDKRTAILENIVNSRVKDLLKSTAQNKQWEVWTRFEKGARQTLLEFTYSDPESLFTRAEAFDAVGENQKAIQLYSAFWQASTDQKRKNEAAAITARLYFRSNKPTDAEIFLRRIEQDEKRKADGLTEKSVQALKELSVAPYRNKIALRLLLDEMKLGRYVERDLPTLGEWARALRGTPDVEPLYEKILAFPAKSLDEIQTVEASIMQYAEDLRDSGRFAKSGDMFLAMANLAQGTHRAEAAYKAGVVYARAGLFDKAKTAWLLAANDTNDKRYSSLASERLDRLNK
- a CDS encoding sigma 54-interacting transcriptional regulator, translating into MSDVRPMGLFDIDSANYGTQQSNNAVEGRSIHSNNVPNETDLRISEEEMLRHYPTRDEKIYKLLEVARTIAPTKVPILITGESGTGKETFAKAIHIAGGRERGRFVVANSSNIPANFFEMELFPAQRNPHEYNQNHSNRPLETCSLMLDEVTELEASMQLKLLRILKEQDVNKGAIRRGTAADARIIACSNKNIQDEVNAQRFRNDLFFKLHVIHLEIPALRQRLVDIDFYSEIFLREFNIQFSKNVQLSPTAKQALRTYTWPGNIRELRNVIQRSVLLSTRDYIGVEELHLMRANSRTEVAMGEPLPQVTLRELEQRLILQTLRRMNGNRTHTAKALGISLRALRYKLNELVDCGYEVEGKNI